One Pararhizobium sp. IMCC3301 DNA segment encodes these proteins:
- the purQ gene encoding phosphoribosylformylglycinamidine synthase subunit PurQ, translating to MKSAVIIFPGSNRDRDMIKALEDISGQKPAWVWHQETTIPDVDLIVLPGGFSYGDYLRAGAIAARAPVLRDLQRHAARGTRILGVCNGFQILTEAGFLPGALMRNAGLNFVCRTVQLVATNTATVFSQHYRQGESFPCPVAHHDGNYFADARTLDELESNNRVVFRYADGTNPNGSLNDIAGIINADGTVMGLMPHPENLIENLHGGVSGRGIFTSLLEAA from the coding sequence ATGAAATCAGCGGTTATTATATTCCCCGGGTCCAATCGTGACCGGGATATGATCAAGGCACTGGAAGATATCAGCGGGCAGAAGCCAGCATGGGTGTGGCATCAGGAAACCACTATTCCGGATGTCGACCTGATTGTCTTGCCGGGCGGATTTTCCTATGGCGATTACCTGCGGGCCGGTGCAATTGCCGCCCGTGCGCCGGTGTTGCGGGATTTGCAGCGGCACGCTGCACGCGGAACCCGGATTCTGGGGGTCTGCAATGGTTTTCAGATTCTGACCGAGGCCGGATTTCTGCCTGGCGCGCTGATGCGCAATGCCGGGCTCAATTTTGTCTGCCGAACCGTTCAACTGGTGGCAACCAACACCGCCACGGTGTTTTCGCAACACTATCGGCAGGGCGAGAGTTTTCCCTGTCCGGTGGCCCATCATGACGGAAATTATTTTGCCGATGCGCGCACGCTGGACGAACTGGAAAGCAATAATCGGGTGGTTTTCCGCTATGCGGACGGAACCAATCCGAACGGATCACTGAACGATATTGCCGGCATCATCAATGCAGATGGCACGGTCATGGGCCTGATGCCCCACCCGGAAAATCTGATTGAAAATCTTCATGGCGGCGTCTCCGGACGCGGCATTTTCACCAGCCTGCTGGAGGCAGCATGA
- the purS gene encoding phosphoribosylformylglycinamidine synthase subunit PurS: MKARIFVTLKNGVLDPQGHAIEGALDALSFQGVRSVRQGKVFDVELDTDNADAARAELTAICEKLLANPVIEDFEINL, translated from the coding sequence ATGAAAGCTCGCATTTTTGTCACGCTGAAAAATGGCGTGCTGGATCCCCAGGGCCACGCTATTGAGGGCGCACTTGATGCACTGTCGTTTCAGGGCGTCCGCTCGGTGCGCCAGGGCAAGGTGTTTGATGTCGAACTCGACACTGACAATGCTGATGCAGCCCGTGCCGAACTGACTGCGATTTGTGAAAAGCTGCTCGCCAACCCTGTTATCGAGGACTTCGAAATCAACCTATGA
- the purC gene encoding phosphoribosylaminoimidazolesuccinocarboxamide synthase, which yields MNRRRRIYEGKAKILYEGPEPGTLIQHFKDDATAFNAKKHEVIDGKGVLNNRISEHIFENLNQIGIPTHFIKRLNMREQLIREVEIIPLEVVVRNVAAGSIATRLGLEEGTALPRSIIEFYYKNDELNDPLVSEEHITAFGWAAPPEIDDIMSMAIRINDFLAGLFMGAGIQLIDFKIEFGRLWEGEMMRIILADEISPDSCRLWDAKTKDKMDKDRFRRDMGGMLEAYQTVARRLGILNDNERPHGSGPVLVK from the coding sequence ATGAACCGTCGACGCCGTATTTACGAAGGCAAGGCAAAAATCCTCTATGAGGGCCCGGAACCGGGAACTCTGATTCAGCATTTCAAAGATGATGCGACCGCGTTCAATGCCAAAAAACACGAAGTGATTGATGGCAAAGGTGTGCTGAACAACCGGATTTCCGAGCATATTTTCGAAAACCTCAACCAGATTGGCATTCCGACGCATTTTATCAAACGGCTCAATATGCGCGAGCAACTGATACGTGAAGTGGAAATCATTCCGCTGGAAGTTGTGGTGCGCAATGTGGCGGCCGGTTCAATCGCCACCCGTCTGGGTCTGGAAGAGGGCACGGCGCTGCCGCGTTCGATCATTGAGTTTTATTACAAGAATGATGAGTTGAATGACCCTTTGGTCTCAGAGGAGCATATCACCGCCTTCGGCTGGGCGGCGCCGCCTGAAATCGATGACATCATGTCGATGGCCATCCGCATTAATGATTTTCTGGCCGGCCTGTTCATGGGCGCCGGTATCCAGTTGATTGATTTCAAGATTGAATTCGGCCGGCTATGGGAAGGCGAGATGATGCGTATCATTCTGGCCGACGAGATTTCGCCCGATTCCTGTCGCCTTTGGGATGCAAAAACCAAAGACAAGATGGACAAGGACCGGTTTCGCCGCGATATGGGCGGCATGCTGGAAGCCTATCAGACCGTGGCCCGCAGGCTTGGAATCCTCAATGATAATGAACGTCCCCATGGCTCCGGCCCGGTTCTGGTGAAATAG
- a CDS encoding DUF1476 domain-containing protein: protein MTTFDRRKDAYENKFAHDEELRFRSEARRNKLLGLWAAEKLGFAEEKAAQYANAVVASDFDEPGDEDVFRKVRADFDEAGVTLSDQELREKMLMLMGEAIKQIEDAK from the coding sequence ATGACCACTTTTGACCGTCGCAAAGACGCATATGAAAACAAATTTGCCCACGATGAAGAGCTTCGATTCAGATCAGAAGCGCGCAGAAACAAGCTGCTTGGCCTTTGGGCTGCAGAAAAACTCGGGTTTGCCGAAGAAAAGGCCGCTCAATACGCCAATGCAGTTGTCGCGTCGGATTTTGACGAGCCGGGCGACGAGGACGTTTTCCGCAAAGTACGGGCTGATTTCGATGAAGCCGGAGTGACCCTGTCGGACCAGGAACTGCGGGAGAAAATGCTGATGCTTATGGGCGAAGCTATCAAACAGATCGAAGATGCCAAATAA
- a CDS encoding HpcH/HpaI aldolase/citrate lyase family protein: MTHDFVSDLKSGKEIITAWSGIPHPLVSEALLNAGYPTVTLDMQHGFHDIASILATVTACKMLGKRAIVRIPVGEWGTASRVMDMGAAAVIAPMINTPEDAKAFAAATKFPPVGGRSWGPARAILISGHSGPDSYLPKANNESLAIAMIETREALDNLDAILAVDGIDGIFVGPSDVSVTFTNGEEIRQFGDRTIDVIKEIAERTIAAGKIPCIFTFLPEQLKLARSMGYRMFALNMDSNIIARGATALLAEIAD, translated from the coding sequence ATGACACATGATTTCGTATCTGATCTTAAATCCGGCAAGGAAATCATCACAGCGTGGAGCGGTATTCCCCATCCCCTCGTGAGCGAAGCACTGCTGAATGCCGGCTATCCGACCGTGACATTGGATATGCAGCACGGGTTCCACGACATTGCCAGTATTCTGGCCACGGTGACAGCCTGCAAGATGCTGGGCAAACGCGCCATAGTTCGCATTCCCGTCGGAGAATGGGGTACTGCCAGCCGGGTGATGGATATGGGCGCTGCCGCTGTGATCGCCCCCATGATCAATACGCCAGAAGATGCCAAGGCCTTCGCCGCTGCCACGAAATTCCCGCCGGTGGGTGGACGCAGCTGGGGGCCTGCACGGGCCATACTGATTTCAGGCCACTCCGGCCCGGACAGCTACCTGCCAAAGGCAAATAATGAATCCCTCGCGATCGCCATGATCGAAACCCGCGAAGCCCTTGACAATCTGGACGCCATTCTTGCTGTCGACGGGATTGACGGCATCTTTGTCGGGCCATCCGATGTGTCGGTAACCTTCACCAACGGAGAAGAGATCAGACAGTTTGGCGACAGGACCATCGATGTCATCAAGGAGATTGCCGAGCGCACGATTGCCGCCGGTAAAATTCCCTGTATTTTCACTTTTCTGCCGGAACAGCTGAAGCTGGCCCGGTCCATGGGTTACCGCATGTTCGCGCTGAATATGGACAGCAACATCATTGCACGCGGCGCGACAGCGTTGCTTGCCGAGATTGCCGACTGA
- a CDS encoding alpha/beta hydrolase, which produces MKTSDLDILILPGLGGGTENHWYHRWNGKLKTARIVDQSEWHKPDKDRWVDTIVSATKSADRPVFIIAHGLGAIALAHATTQLSKANVVGAFLVAVPDLISVQHLIPETSQFLPVPNAPLPFPSLMVASRNDPYSTYEKAEGTALDLGSLLVDAGEHGHINDESGHGPWPEGLMALSKFLNRI; this is translated from the coding sequence ATGAAAACCAGTGATCTCGATATTCTGATCCTTCCAGGTCTTGGTGGCGGGACCGAAAATCACTGGTATCACCGCTGGAACGGCAAACTTAAAACAGCGCGCATTGTCGACCAGAGCGAGTGGCACAAGCCAGACAAGGACCGCTGGGTCGACACCATAGTCAGCGCGACAAAGTCAGCCGACAGGCCGGTGTTCATCATCGCTCATGGCCTTGGCGCAATTGCGCTTGCCCATGCGACTACCCAATTGTCCAAGGCGAATGTGGTCGGGGCATTTCTGGTGGCGGTTCCGGACCTTATATCGGTGCAGCATCTGATCCCTGAAACGTCTCAATTTCTGCCGGTTCCAAACGCGCCATTGCCATTTCCCTCGCTGATGGTAGCGAGCCGGAATGACCCCTACAGCACATATGAGAAGGCGGAAGGCACGGCGCTGGATCTTGGTTCGTTGCTGGTTGATGCGGGCGAACATGGCCATATCAATGACGAGAGTGGTCACGGACCATGGCCAGAGGGCCTTATGGCGCTGTCAAAATTCCTCAACCGGATTTGA
- the purB gene encoding adenylosuccinate lyase produces the protein MIPRYSRPEMVAIWSPETKFRIWFEIEAHACDALAGLGVIPQSAARTIWEKGGSATFDVARIDEIERETKHDVIAFLTHLAEIIGPDARFVHQGMTSSDVLDTCFSVQLTRAADLLLADMDGLLDALKKRAFEHRMTVCIGRSHGIHAEPVTFGLKLAGAYAEFARCRDRLVAARAEIATCAISGAVGTFAHIEPAVEEHVAQAMGLTPEPVSTQVIPRDRHAMFFATLGVIASSVERLSTEIRHLQRTEVLEAEEFFAPGQKGSSAMPHKRNPVLTENLTGLARMVRSYALPAMENVALWHERDISHSSVERMIGPDATITLDFALARLTGVVNKLLVYPERMLANAEAMGGLIFSQRILLALTQAGMSREDSYRLVQRNAMKVWDTYQARKPVAADQFMQELKRDEEVRQALSADQIESEFNMQTHTRHVDTIFGRVFGQGA, from the coding sequence ATGATTCCCCGCTATTCCCGACCTGAAATGGTTGCAATCTGGTCGCCGGAAACCAAATTCCGCATCTGGTTTGAAATTGAAGCGCATGCTTGCGACGCGCTGGCCGGGTTGGGAGTGATCCCGCAAAGCGCCGCCCGCACGATTTGGGAAAAGGGCGGTTCGGCGACGTTTGACGTTGCAAGGATTGACGAGATCGAGCGGGAAACCAAGCATGACGTTATCGCATTCCTGACCCATCTGGCGGAAATTATCGGCCCAGATGCGCGCTTTGTCCATCAGGGCATGACGTCTTCCGATGTGCTGGACACCTGCTTCAGTGTGCAACTGACACGGGCAGCCGATCTGCTGCTGGCGGATATGGACGGCCTGCTGGATGCTCTCAAGAAGCGTGCCTTCGAGCACAGGATGACGGTCTGCATCGGTCGCTCTCATGGCATTCACGCGGAACCTGTGACCTTCGGGCTGAAGCTGGCCGGCGCTTATGCCGAGTTTGCCCGCTGCCGGGACCGGCTGGTGGCAGCCCGGGCGGAGATTGCGACATGTGCCATTTCCGGAGCCGTTGGAACCTTTGCTCATATTGAACCGGCGGTCGAAGAACATGTGGCGCAGGCCATGGGTCTGACGCCAGAGCCGGTCTCAACCCAGGTGATCCCGCGTGACCGCCATGCCATGTTCTTTGCTACGCTTGGAGTGATCGCCTCGTCGGTTGAACGGCTGTCCACGGAAATCCGGCATCTGCAGCGCACCGAAGTTCTGGAAGCCGAGGAGTTCTTTGCACCGGGCCAGAAGGGCTCATCCGCGATGCCGCATAAACGGAACCCGGTCCTGACCGAGAACCTCACCGGGCTTGCCCGCATGGTACGAAGCTATGCCCTGCCGGCCATGGAAAATGTGGCGCTCTGGCATGAGCGCGATATCTCGCATTCTTCGGTGGAACGGATGATCGGTCCCGACGCGACCATTACTCTGGACTTTGCGCTTGCCCGCCTCACCGGCGTTGTCAACAAGCTGCTGGTCTATCCGGAACGCATGCTGGCCAATGCGGAAGCTATGGGAGGCCTGATCTTTTCACAACGCATCCTGCTGGCGCTGACACAGGCCGGCATGTCGCGGGAGGATTCTTATCGCCTGGTGCAGCGAAATGCGATGAAGGTCTGGGATACCTATCAAGCCCGCAAACCGGTCGCCGCCGATCAGTTTATGCAGGAATTGAAACGAGATGAAGAAGTGCGCCAGGCGCTCAGTGCGGATCAGATTGAAAGCGAATTCAACATGCAGACCCACACCCGCCATGTCGATACGATTTTCGGCCGTGTCTTCGGGCAGGGCGCATGA
- a CDS encoding cytochrome P460 family protein has translation MKLKTFGMTATGIALALGVGLTATLSVGQMAPFGNEEDTSYAASLWTAMVDANMAGDGAIRTLPYKGIEPHGFVLETFYTKATIDGHTGDLVIKRNYGPEGVSVEQAQENGVEHLAAITVMFKREDGYDAENKNWFWAKYLPDGSLDKNPAGMQLAGRVVKGNDTAGCIACHAAEDDYLFTTNAIK, from the coding sequence ATGAAGCTGAAGACATTTGGAATGACCGCCACCGGAATTGCCCTTGCATTGGGCGTGGGCTTAACGGCGACCCTTTCTGTCGGTCAGATGGCACCGTTTGGCAATGAGGAAGACACCAGCTATGCTGCCTCACTCTGGACCGCAATGGTGGATGCCAATATGGCGGGCGATGGCGCCATTCGCACGCTTCCCTATAAGGGTATCGAGCCCCACGGATTTGTTCTTGAAACCTTCTATACGAAAGCCACCATCGACGGTCACACCGGCGACCTCGTGATCAAGCGCAATTATGGCCCCGAAGGCGTATCGGTTGAACAGGCCCAGGAAAACGGCGTCGAACATCTGGCCGCGATCACCGTGATGTTCAAACGTGAAGATGGCTATGATGCAGAAAACAAGAACTGGTTCTGGGCGAAATATCTGCCGGACGGATCACTCGACAAAAATCCAGCGGGCATGCAACTGGCAGGCCGTGTGGTCAAAGGCAACGACACAGCCGGCTGTATTGCCTGCCATGCCGCAGAAGACGATTATCTGTTTACGACCAATGCTATAAAATAG
- a CDS encoding DUF2259 domain-containing protein, protein MSSIKSLFNSVLAIVAASFVSAAYAGTLAELGSTGFSDDGAYFAFEQYGIQDGSGFAFASITIVDVKTDSWVPGTPVKVRLDDETLSPGQARSAVQKQASGLLAKYGVKSSNGVLVVHNPASELSADPENVRFLPVKSTMQSGAPIEVQLDTFKMSAGADCEVHGQTFGFRLLLSVPGKVRILHEDSRIPKSRGCPLAYRIDQVYTHRLQNGDFVLAIMLVMNTPGFEGPDGNYLAFTTPMSW, encoded by the coding sequence ATGAGTTCCATCAAGAGTTTGTTCAATAGTGTTCTTGCCATTGTGGCCGCATCGTTTGTTTCTGCCGCATATGCAGGCACGTTGGCGGAACTCGGATCCACCGGTTTTTCCGATGATGGCGCCTATTTTGCGTTCGAGCAGTATGGCATTCAGGATGGCTCCGGCTTTGCCTTCGCCAGCATCACCATAGTGGATGTGAAAACCGATTCCTGGGTACCAGGGACACCGGTCAAGGTCCGGCTCGATGATGAAACCCTGTCGCCCGGTCAGGCGCGCAGCGCCGTGCAGAAACAGGCATCTGGTCTGTTGGCGAAATATGGCGTGAAATCTTCCAATGGCGTTCTTGTCGTGCATAATCCGGCGAGCGAATTGTCGGCGGATCCGGAAAATGTTCGGTTTCTGCCGGTGAAATCCACCATGCAAAGCGGAGCGCCGATTGAGGTTCAGCTGGATACATTCAAAATGTCTGCCGGCGCGGACTGCGAGGTTCACGGACAGACTTTCGGCTTCCGGCTGCTATTGTCGGTCCCCGGCAAAGTTCGGATACTGCATGAAGATTCCAGAATTCCGAAAAGCCGTGGCTGTCCGCTGGCCTATCGCATCGACCAGGTCTATACGCACAGGCTTCAGAATGGAGATTTTGTTCTCGCCATTATGCTGGTCATGAACACACCGGGTTTTGAAGGGCCGGATGGCAATTATCTTGCCTTCACCACACCGATGAGCTGGTAA
- the rpe gene encoding ribulose-phosphate 3-epimerase, translated as MPRPVLIAPSILAADFSRLGEEVRAIDEAGCDWVHVDVMDGHFVPNISFGAIAVEAVRPVTKKVLDVHLMIAPCDPYLEQFAKAGADIITVHAEAGPHLDRSLQAIRDLGKKAGVSLNPGTPESVLDYVLDRLDLILVMSVNPGFGGQAFIPAVADKVRRIKAMIGDRNIDLEVDGGMTPQTAPLMAAAGANVFVAGSAVYTGEGVAGYRSNITAIRDAAEAAQKD; from the coding sequence ATGCCCCGTCCCGTATTGATTGCGCCTTCCATTCTTGCTGCTGATTTTTCCCGATTGGGCGAGGAGGTACGGGCCATTGACGAGGCGGGCTGCGACTGGGTGCATGTCGATGTGATGGATGGTCATTTTGTGCCGAACATTTCGTTTGGCGCGATTGCGGTTGAGGCTGTCCGGCCGGTCACCAAAAAAGTGCTGGATGTGCATCTCATGATCGCACCGTGCGATCCCTATCTGGAACAGTTTGCAAAAGCGGGCGCCGATATCATCACCGTTCATGCCGAAGCCGGGCCGCATCTTGACCGGTCCTTGCAGGCAATTCGCGATCTTGGAAAAAAGGCCGGCGTATCACTCAATCCGGGCACACCGGAAAGTGTGCTGGACTATGTGCTGGACCGGCTCGACCTCATACTGGTGATGAGCGTCAATCCAGGCTTTGGCGGGCAGGCCTTTATCCCAGCGGTGGCCGACAAGGTGCGTCGCATAAAAGCCATGATTGGAGACCGGAATATTGATCTGGAGGTGGACGGTGGAATGACGCCGCAAACCGCCCCGCTGATGGCTGCCGCCGGTGCCAATGTATTCGTTGCCGGTTCCGCAGTTTACACGGGAGAGGGAGTTGCTGGCTATCGCAGCAACATCACTGCCATCCGCGACGCTGCGGAGGCTGCACAAAAGGACTGA
- a CDS encoding P1 family peptidase, with translation MKSALDTLLIGHADDSAIRSGVTVLLCQRPMLAAVHVMGAAPGTRETELLAPENTVSHIDAIVLSGGSAFGLDAAGGVVEVLRQQGRGFRAGDQTIPIVPAAILFDLGNGGKKDWHGPSPYTALGRAAINSAAETFQIGGVGAGFGATTANLRGGFGYTETRLADGVLVCAFVAVNAVGQVTMGEGPHFWAAPFERDSEFGGRGAPNLTPDIANVRVKTLQKRALTAVENTTIGVIATNATLTKGQAKRLAISAHDGYARAIWPCHTPMDGDVVFALSSEERPATDQLLLNAASASTMARAIAIAVYATAPRKDDTLPSWQAKFGA, from the coding sequence ATGAAATCAGCTCTCGACACACTTCTGATCGGACACGCGGATGACAGTGCCATCCGCAGCGGTGTAACAGTCCTGCTGTGCCAGCGGCCAATGCTGGCCGCTGTCCATGTCATGGGTGCCGCGCCAGGCACGCGTGAAACCGAATTACTTGCGCCGGAAAATACTGTCAGCCACATAGATGCGATTGTGTTGTCGGGCGGTTCGGCATTCGGGCTGGACGCGGCCGGCGGTGTGGTCGAAGTGTTGCGCCAGCAAGGGCGGGGTTTCCGAGCGGGCGATCAGACCATCCCGATTGTCCCGGCAGCCATTCTGTTTGATCTTGGTAATGGCGGCAAAAAGGACTGGCACGGTCCGTCTCCCTATACAGCGCTGGGACGCGCGGCGATCAACTCGGCGGCAGAGACGTTTCAGATCGGCGGTGTCGGAGCCGGATTTGGTGCCACCACGGCTAATCTGCGCGGCGGGTTCGGCTATACTGAAACCCGCCTTGCCGACGGCGTCTTGGTATGCGCCTTTGTTGCAGTCAATGCTGTCGGTCAGGTCACGATGGGAGAGGGGCCGCATTTCTGGGCAGCGCCGTTTGAGCGTGACAGTGAATTTGGTGGTCGGGGCGCGCCAAATTTGACTCCGGACATCGCGAACGTCCGGGTCAAGACGCTACAAAAACGTGCACTCACCGCAGTTGAAAATACCACAATTGGGGTAATTGCCACAAACGCGACACTTACCAAAGGGCAGGCCAAGCGCCTCGCCATCAGTGCCCATGACGGCTATGCTCGCGCCATCTGGCCCTGCCACACGCCGATGGACGGTGATGTGGTGTTCGCTCTGTCGAGTGAGGAGCGGCCCGCGACGGACCAGTTGCTCCTCAACGCGGCTTCCGCCAGCACCATGGCGCGCGCCATCGCCATTGCCGTATACGCAACGGCTCCCCGCAAAGACGACACATTGCCAAGCTGGCAGGCAAAGTTTGGGGCCTGA
- a CDS encoding branched-chain amino acid ABC transporter substrate-binding protein, whose translation MKKSFLTGVALVAGLSLASAVNAQITIATAGPMTGQYASFGEQMRTGAEQAVADINAAGGVLGEQLVLEIGDDACDPKQAVAVANQMAGSGVVFMAGHFCSGSSIPASAVYSEESIIQISPASTNPKLTDERPGGADGGIYRVCGRDDQQGATAGAYLNANFAGKKVAFVHDKTAYGKGLADATKAAYEAGGGTSALYEAYTAGEKDYTALVTKLKQEGVDVLYVGGYHTEAGLMVRQMRDQGMDTVLMSGDALVTNEYWAITGDAGEGTLMTFSPNPENNPEAVEVVKSLKDAGKTTEGYVLYTYAAIQSWAQAVETAGSTDYDAVREALNAGDFNTVLGSLAFDGKGDVSLPGYVFYEWSNGEYNQIN comes from the coding sequence ATGAAGAAATCATTTTTGACGGGCGTAGCGCTCGTTGCCGGTTTGTCTTTGGCCTCTGCGGTAAATGCACAGATTACAATCGCCACTGCCGGTCCGATGACGGGGCAATATGCATCCTTCGGTGAGCAGATGCGTACCGGTGCCGAGCAGGCCGTTGCTGATATCAACGCAGCAGGCGGTGTTCTTGGAGAACAGCTGGTTCTGGAAATCGGCGATGACGCCTGCGATCCGAAGCAGGCTGTGGCCGTTGCCAACCAGATGGCAGGCTCTGGCGTGGTGTTCATGGCAGGCCATTTCTGCTCAGGTTCGTCAATACCAGCCTCCGCGGTTTATTCTGAAGAAAGCATCATCCAGATTTCGCCAGCTTCGACAAATCCGAAGCTGACCGATGAGCGCCCCGGTGGTGCTGATGGCGGCATATATCGCGTGTGCGGCCGTGATGACCAGCAGGGTGCAACGGCCGGTGCCTATCTGAATGCCAACTTTGCTGGCAAGAAAGTGGCGTTTGTTCACGACAAGACCGCTTATGGCAAAGGTCTGGCCGATGCCACCAAAGCTGCGTATGAAGCCGGTGGCGGAACATCTGCACTTTACGAAGCCTATACTGCAGGAGAAAAGGACTACACAGCTCTGGTCACCAAGCTGAAACAGGAAGGCGTTGATGTGCTTTATGTCGGCGGCTACCACACGGAAGCCGGTCTGATGGTGCGTCAGATGCGCGATCAGGGCATGGATACGGTTCTGATGTCCGGCGACGCACTGGTCACAAACGAGTATTGGGCAATCACCGGTGATGCCGGCGAAGGCACTTTGATGACCTTCTCGCCAAATCCTGAAAACAATCCTGAAGCTGTCGAAGTTGTGAAATCGCTCAAAGATGCGGGCAAAACAACTGAAGGCTATGTGCTGTACACCTATGCTGCGATTCAGTCTTGGGCTCAGGCTGTCGAAACTGCCGGTTCAACAGATTACGACGCTGTCCGTGAAGCTCTGAATGCGGGAGATTTCAATACGGTTCTGGGCAGCTTGGCATTCGATGGAAAAGGCGACGTTTCCCTGCCGGGTTACGTGTTCTACGAATGGTCGAATGGTGAATACAATCAGATCAACTAA